Part of the uncultured Fusobacterium sp. genome is shown below.
TTCTGTAAAGATTTTTATAAGACTTCATAGCTTTTATATCAACATTTGGATTCTTGAAATGATAATAACTTTTAATATTTTCAATAAATTTTTCATAAACTCTTTTATGTTTGGAAAAGAATTTATCTGCAACCTTAGTCATTTCAATACCAATATTTTCAGTAACTTTTATCATAATTTGACAATTTCCTTTTTGACAATTTTCAAATCATCATCAGTAAGTCCATTTAAAAGCTCTACAAGTTCCTCTTCCTCTTTTTCATCACAATACTCAACATTTGACATTCTAACCATAAAATCAGATTTTTTAGTGTCTATCTCTCTTTTTATAGCGTTTCTAACAAACTCAGAACAAGAAATATTAAAGATTTCAGATATCTTTTTTATATCCAGGAATAAATCATCTTCTAGTTTTAAACTTATAGTTTTAGACATAATTATCACCACCTAAAAAGTATTACGGTATTACCGTAATTTAATTATACCATTAAATTTTTTAAAAATCTATGATATAATTAAATCAATCAATATAAAAATAGCAAACAGGAACAAAAAGAGAGATATGCCAGTATCTCTCTTTTAATTTATTTTCAAATAACTTTCTAAGCTTCCTATTTGGTCTTAAAAACAGTTTTTAAAATATTTTCGATTAATTTATCATATTGAAATAAAAAACGTTTTTAGAGCTATTTTAAACAGTTAAAAGATAAAATGTTTTTTCTTGTTTGAGATTTTGCAACACAATTCCAGCAGACAGCGAGATTTGTCAATCCCTAAAAATT
Proteins encoded:
- a CDS encoding type II toxin-antitoxin system RelE/ParE family toxin; the protein is MIKVTENIGIEMTKVADKFFSKHKRVYEKFIENIKSYYHFKNPNVDIKAMKSYKNLYRMRINDYRVVYKLVNGEIKIVSVIAVGSRGQIYNDF